A single Arachidicoccus sp. BS20 DNA region contains:
- a CDS encoding SusC/RagA family TonB-linked outer membrane protein: MTAISLFDSSPLFAQQGHAVHGVVTDSSGTAINAASVLNVNTGKGTFTDQSGSFSIDVEKGQVLEVSYIGYQTKKITYSGEANVSVVLFSAVATNLNDVVVIGYGTQRKEAVTGSVASIGGSALREVPSANFTSALQGRIAGVTMTQTSTKPGATMQIRIRGTRSINATNDPLIVLDGIPFQGSISDISTDDIKSIDILKDASATAIYGSRGANGVILITTNSGGRNQKAQISYSGYFGMNKAVKFPMMNATQFAALRAEANMNNAGADEPTDSAGNYTTSTDWQDLFFKTGLVNSHDLSIIGGTQNGSYKFGAGFYNDQSVVPLSWYKRYSLRGSVDQKIGIFRLGFTTNNNFSFTNGASIGLYNVLAMSPLANPYDSTGAIKPVLDISSNHDQYWTYTRSTLDALGDRFADLNKGFASYNSAYAEVEIPGVQGLKVRVNLGGEYRQSNSGNYTGEGVFSNNPLNPSNASIGNSTTYSWTDENLVMYDRTFGKHQIDAVALYSAEQDYYNSSSISRKNIASDQFQYFNLGQSSTSLNDDITINPANQGYSVSGLLSYMGRVMYSYDSRYMISATLRSDGSSHLASGHQWHTYPAISAGWNIAKESFMKRISWIDELKLRLGFGQTSNQSVPAYSTLGSLTTVPYNFGQTGYATGYYVSTLPNPTLGWEYSTTQNAGLDFTFFHNRLSGTVEYYSTRTKDLLLSVNLPSTSGVGSYIGNVGQTSNKGWELSLNGTIINNVNGWTWDAGFNIYGNKNKIVKLASGETQDIADLLFVGHPLNVIYDYKKIGIWQQNDSYLSILEPGSSNKPGMIKVQYTGDYNADGSPTRAISSADMQIMNADPVFMGGFNTHVGWKGIDLTIVGIFQDGGILNSTLYGASGYLNLEDGRRNNINIDYWTPTNTNAKFPDPNGPKNSNNPKYGSTLGYFSGSYLKISTVTLGYNFDSKWMKKAGIKRLRPYFTVQNALVLFSPYHKQSGMDPQTNSYANDGSTMAVPYSSVSRLLTVGYNTPSTHNYILGINITF; encoded by the coding sequence ATGACGGCAATAAGTCTGTTTGACTCTTCACCGCTGTTTGCCCAACAAGGTCATGCGGTGCACGGGGTTGTAACCGATTCAAGCGGAACAGCTATAAACGCTGCTTCCGTATTAAATGTGAATACAGGTAAAGGAACTTTTACAGACCAGAGTGGCAGTTTTTCCATCGACGTTGAAAAAGGGCAGGTTTTGGAGGTATCCTACATTGGCTACCAGACTAAAAAAATTACTTATTCCGGAGAAGCAAATGTTTCTGTAGTACTTTTTTCTGCTGTTGCAACAAATCTTAATGATGTAGTTGTAATTGGTTACGGTACGCAACGCAAAGAAGCGGTTACAGGATCGGTAGCATCAATAGGAGGAAGCGCCCTCCGGGAAGTGCCGTCAGCCAATTTTACATCTGCTTTGCAAGGGCGTATAGCAGGGGTAACTATGACACAAACCTCTACAAAGCCGGGGGCTACCATGCAAATCCGTATTCGCGGTACACGTTCAATCAATGCCACTAATGATCCGTTGATAGTGCTTGATGGTATTCCTTTTCAGGGAAGTATCTCAGATATTAGCACGGATGATATTAAAAGCATCGACATTCTGAAAGACGCTTCGGCAACGGCTATTTACGGTTCGCGTGGCGCTAATGGCGTTATTTTGATAACTACTAATTCGGGGGGTAGAAATCAAAAAGCACAAATAAGTTATAGTGGATATTTTGGTATGAATAAAGCCGTTAAATTCCCTATGATGAATGCTACTCAATTCGCTGCGCTTCGTGCAGAGGCGAATATGAATAACGCAGGTGCGGACGAACCTACGGACAGCGCCGGCAATTATACGACCAGTACGGATTGGCAAGACCTCTTTTTTAAAACCGGACTTGTAAATAGTCATGATCTAAGTATTATAGGTGGTACTCAGAATGGAAGTTATAAGTTTGGTGCGGGGTTCTATAACGATCAATCGGTAGTTCCTTTGTCTTGGTACAAACGTTATTCTTTGCGTGGATCTGTTGATCAGAAGATTGGTATATTTCGGCTGGGCTTTACTACCAACAATAACTTTAGTTTTACAAATGGAGCAAGCATTGGATTATACAATGTATTGGCAATGAGTCCTCTGGCAAATCCGTACGATTCGACTGGCGCTATAAAGCCAGTTCTGGATATTTCTTCTAATCACGATCAATATTGGACTTATACACGGTCAACGCTAGATGCCTTAGGCGACAGGTTTGCCGATTTGAACAAAGGATTTGCTTCATACAACTCTGCGTATGCTGAAGTTGAAATCCCGGGAGTACAAGGTTTAAAAGTCCGTGTTAACCTCGGTGGAGAATATCGGCAAAGTAACAGCGGAAATTATACTGGTGAGGGCGTATTTAGTAATAATCCCCTAAATCCAAGTAATGCGTCTATCGGTAACTCGACCACATATAGCTGGACGGATGAAAACTTGGTGATGTATGACCGTACATTTGGAAAACATCAGATAGATGCTGTTGCGTTGTATTCTGCCGAACAGGATTATTACAACAGTTCATCTATTTCTAGAAAAAATATTGCTTCTGACCAGTTCCAATATTTTAACCTTGGACAGAGCTCCACCAGTTTAAATGACGACATAACAATAAATCCAGCTAATCAGGGCTATTCGGTAAGTGGATTATTGTCGTATATGGGGCGCGTAATGTATTCGTATGACAGCCGCTATATGATAAGCGCAACACTTCGTTCCGATGGCTCTTCTCACCTGGCTTCGGGCCACCAATGGCATACCTATCCGGCTATTTCTGCAGGTTGGAATATTGCCAAAGAATCTTTTATGAAAAGAATTTCCTGGATAGATGAATTAAAGTTGCGCTTAGGGTTTGGGCAAACTTCTAACCAGTCTGTACCGGCGTATTCTACTTTGGGATCTCTAACCACAGTACCTTACAATTTTGGCCAGACCGGCTATGCCACTGGGTATTATGTATCTACATTGCCTAACCCGACCTTAGGCTGGGAATATTCTACAACTCAAAATGCAGGATTGGATTTTACTTTCTTTCATAACCGTTTATCCGGTACGGTCGAATATTACTCAACACGTACTAAGGATCTTTTGTTAAGCGTGAATCTGCCTTCTACATCGGGTGTAGGTAGTTATATAGGTAATGTTGGACAGACTTCCAATAAAGGCTGGGAACTTTCGTTAAACGGTACTATTATTAACAACGTAAACGGCTGGACTTGGGATGCGGGCTTTAATATATACGGTAACAAGAATAAGATAGTTAAACTGGCATCAGGAGAAACGCAAGACATAGCTGACCTGTTATTTGTAGGGCATCCATTGAATGTTATCTACGACTATAAGAAAATAGGTATCTGGCAACAGAACGATTCTTATTTGAGCATTTTGGAGCCAGGTTCGAGCAATAAACCCGGCATGATCAAAGTACAATACACAGGAGACTATAATGCCGACGGTTCGCCTACAAGAGCGATAAGTTCTGCAGATATGCAGATTATGAATGCAGACCCAGTATTCATGGGCGGCTTCAATACGCACGTAGGATGGAAAGGTATTGACTTAACTATTGTGGGAATTTTCCAGGATGGAGGCATCCTTAACAGCACCTTATACGGCGCATCCGGCTACCTTAATCTGGAAGACGGACGCAGGAACAATATCAATATTGATTATTGGACTCCCACTAATACAAATGCCAAATTCCCCGATCCCAATGGTCCTAAAAACAGCAATAATCCAAAATATGGTTCCACATTGGGTTATTTCAGCGGTTCTTATTTAAAAATAAGCACAGTTACGCTTGGATATAATTTTGATTCAAAATGGATGAAAAAGGCAGGGATAAAAAGATTACGTCCTTATTTTACCGTACAAAATGCACTGGTACTGTTTTCGCCTTATCATAAACAATCGGGTATGGATCCACAGACAAACTCATATGCCAATGATGGCAGTACGATGGCAGTGCCATATTCATCGGTCAGCCGTTTGTTGACCGTGGGCTACAATACTCCTTCAACGCATAATTATATACTGGGTATTAATATAACATTTTAA
- a CDS encoding RagB/SusD family nutrient uptake outer membrane protein, giving the protein MKRINKTLTGTLLVGMLMTGCSKILKETPRSTFTPAYFQTEAGVEGGLTSLYADLRLWGSGYFLNANQDGTDESTWGGNSDNNIWQLDFSGKSTIDPQSSNTGFLWQTAFPAINTASGVIENGTEAGISASLLAEAYFFRGFYYFYLVQTYGGVPLDLGAGELKFNTSTVRTSVRNTVPEVYTKAIFPDLLQAINNLGDSRLQGGVSKTAAQLYLAKAYLTYGWWLQNPNNIPTYPAADRTDPDGHNAVWYFQQAYDVATAAIANPSKGYFGDAQTFATFGLQPTFYDVSNGANDRNSEILLYADHTQSSEQYNGASLSYSSGALAGPDNFIGWFEQFNYTSVFSSTSNTSWATVASVQRSDDQSLGRPWTMNAPPQGVFYNTFADKANDTRFDGTFVTSYRSNFSQSGLAAKYSQFYGANYLPLGQDDAVFTFLPEDVGGVDYSNSVFNSGIGAGVLPGRADFVVEPSHISRTRYPGNWKIGPYRTDANGGLGNPNGSSTRPVNIAKFSELYLIAAEAAVKGATGSMSARDLVNVLRARAGKQTFSNGLHKTVSIDNSAAMVAATPATIDINYILAERSREYFGEGYRWLDLVRTQKWNELAGSFTIVDSQNASDWSNAAPKTITRTITPQNYLRPIPTSQLNAMDMSADALAAYQNPGYN; this is encoded by the coding sequence ATGAAACGAATAAATAAGACTTTAACTGGAACACTTCTCGTTGGTATGCTTATGACGGGTTGCTCCAAGATTTTAAAAGAAACACCCCGTTCCACATTTACTCCAGCTTATTTTCAAACAGAAGCAGGCGTAGAAGGTGGATTGACATCTTTATATGCTGACCTTCGTTTATGGGGCAGCGGTTATTTTCTTAATGCCAACCAGGACGGAACGGACGAGTCGACCTGGGGTGGAAATTCGGATAATAATATCTGGCAGCTTGATTTTTCCGGAAAGAGTACCATTGACCCTCAAAGTAGTAATACCGGATTCTTGTGGCAGACAGCCTTTCCTGCTATTAATACTGCGAGTGGTGTAATCGAAAATGGTACTGAAGCAGGCATATCAGCTTCATTACTTGCGGAAGCCTATTTCTTCCGTGGATTTTACTATTTCTATTTGGTACAAACTTATGGCGGCGTGCCGTTGGATCTAGGAGCTGGTGAGCTGAAGTTCAATACTTCTACGGTCAGAACTTCGGTACGCAATACCGTCCCCGAAGTTTATACAAAGGCTATTTTCCCGGATTTATTACAGGCTATAAACAATCTTGGTGATTCCCGTTTACAAGGTGGGGTAAGTAAAACGGCTGCGCAGTTATACTTGGCAAAAGCATATCTGACTTATGGCTGGTGGTTGCAGAATCCTAACAATATCCCTACCTATCCGGCAGCGGACAGAACGGATCCGGACGGACATAATGCTGTCTGGTATTTTCAGCAGGCTTATGATGTAGCTACAGCTGCTATTGCCAATCCAAGTAAGGGCTACTTCGGAGATGCACAGACTTTCGCGACTTTTGGGTTGCAGCCAACATTCTATGATGTGAGTAATGGCGCTAATGACCGCAATAGTGAAATACTTTTATATGCCGACCACACACAATCAAGTGAACAATATAATGGGGCCAGCCTTTCGTATAGTTCGGGCGCTCTCGCAGGTCCGGATAACTTTATCGGATGGTTTGAACAGTTCAATTACACGAGTGTATTTAGCAGCACTTCTAATACGTCATGGGCTACAGTTGCATCTGTTCAACGCTCGGATGATCAGTCACTGGGACGTCCGTGGACAATGAATGCTCCTCCGCAAGGCGTATTTTACAATACTTTCGCAGATAAAGCCAATGATACCCGCTTTGATGGAACGTTCGTAACTTCTTATCGTTCCAATTTTAGTCAAAGTGGCCTCGCAGCTAAATATTCACAATTTTATGGCGCTAATTATTTGCCGTTAGGCCAGGATGATGCTGTTTTTACATTTTTACCCGAAGATGTTGGCGGTGTTGATTATTCTAATTCGGTGTTCAATAGCGGTATCGGAGCTGGCGTATTACCGGGCAGGGCTGATTTTGTTGTAGAACCGAGCCATATCAGTAGAACCCGTTATCCTGGTAACTGGAAAATAGGTCCTTATCGCACCGATGCTAATGGCGGATTGGGCAACCCAAATGGCAGTAGCACGCGCCCAGTTAATATTGCTAAGTTTTCGGAACTGTATTTAATAGCTGCAGAGGCTGCTGTAAAAGGTGCAACAGGTTCTATGAGTGCACGCGATTTGGTCAATGTGCTTCGCGCTCGCGCCGGTAAACAAACTTTTAGTAACGGTCTTCATAAAACAGTATCTATTGATAATAGCGCAGCTATGGTTGCAGCGACGCCCGCTACTATCGATATTAATTATATTCTGGCAGAGCGCAGCCGTGAATATTTCGGCGAAGGTTATCGTTGGTTGGACCTCGTTCGCACACAGAAGTGGAACGAGCTTGCTGGTAGCTTTACTATTGTGGATTCTCAGAATGCGAGTGATTGGAGTAATGCTGCGCCAAAAACAATTACGCGCACCATAACTCCGCAAAATTATCTTCGTCCTATCCCTACATCGCAACTTAATGCTATGGATATGAGTGCTGATGCATTGGCAGCTTATCAAAACCCGGGATATAATTAA
- a CDS encoding LacI family DNA-binding transcriptional regulator, translating into MHKEITIYDIAKKLGISATTVSRGLNDNPLINKKTREKIHQTAKELGYRHNTIASNLRKRHSKTIGILLHEVNSYFVTAVLAGIEKVATAEQYDLLITHAGEDSIREIANTKNLLNKRVDGVIVSLTLSTRDIAHFNPFFERNIPVVFFDRVPGDANCSKVVIDNFKCGELATKHLIEQGCKKIAHITADLTRNVYNDRFEGYKKALEEHHIKFNKKLLQICNVSNKEETIAAVDKLLGQKPDAFFITNDFAAAVCIDVLHKKGLRVPEDIAVFGFNNDLIGDLITPRLSTIDYPGKQMGEVAAHELIKQLKSVDRHKKTSFKSIVIPSKMIIRESSLKKEKNKNPLE; encoded by the coding sequence ATGCACAAAGAAATTACAATATACGACATTGCAAAAAAACTCGGCATTTCTGCAACTACCGTCAGCCGCGGTCTGAACGATAATCCACTTATCAACAAAAAGACACGCGAAAAAATTCATCAGACAGCAAAAGAACTGGGCTACCGGCACAATACAATTGCCAGTAATCTGCGGAAGCGTCATTCAAAAACCATTGGCATTTTACTGCACGAAGTGAACAGTTATTTTGTTACCGCGGTTCTCGCAGGCATTGAAAAAGTCGCTACTGCCGAACAATACGATTTACTGATTACGCATGCCGGAGAAGACAGCATCCGCGAAATTGCCAACACTAAAAATCTTTTAAACAAAAGAGTGGACGGCGTCATTGTTTCTCTTACGTTAAGTACGAGAGATATTGCGCACTTCAATCCTTTCTTTGAAAGAAATATTCCTGTTGTATTTTTCGACCGCGTACCCGGCGATGCAAATTGTAGCAAAGTGGTGATCGATAATTTTAAATGCGGCGAACTTGCCACCAAACACTTAATAGAACAAGGTTGTAAAAAAATTGCGCACATTACCGCAGACCTTACGCGCAACGTGTATAACGACCGTTTTGAAGGATATAAAAAAGCACTGGAAGAACATCATATAAAATTCAACAAAAAACTATTGCAAATATGCAATGTGAGCAACAAAGAAGAAACAATTGCAGCCGTCGATAAATTGTTGGGACAAAAGCCCGACGCATTCTTTATTACCAATGACTTTGCCGCCGCCGTGTGCATAGATGTTTTGCACAAAAAAGGTTTGCGCGTGCCGGAAGATATTGCCGTGTTTGGCTTCAATAACGACTTAATCGGCGATTTGATAACGCCAAGACTTTCGACCATAGATTATCCCGGAAAACAAATGGGCGAGGTAGCCGCACATGAATTGATTAAGCAACTAAAATCAGTGGACAGACATAAAAAAACTTCGTTTAAATCAATTGTAATTCCTTCTAAAATGATTATCAGAGAGTCTTCTTTGAAGAAAGAGAAAAATAAGAACCCTCTTGAATAA
- a CDS encoding glycosyl hydrolase 115 family protein translates to MRKKGIICFAIFYFLFAKAHAQIFVSEQKSATDFAIVSQHQDAHIYIDEGDNWLVHKAGELLQQDIQSLTGKKLMLLHDSIDTNKNFIIIGTLDHSSFIKDLIRSGKISIASVQNKWDAYAIQTVQLNAHSKGIIIVGSNKRGAAYGTFELSKQIGVSPWYWWADVPVKKKKEIFVRQNISIADSPRVKYRGIFINDEAPAFSGWVKEKFGGANHLAYEKIFELLLRLKANYLWPAMWGNAFNDDDTLNPVLANKWGIVMGTSHHEPMMRAQQEWKRYGKGAWDYTTNEAELNAFWKKGIENMDHHESVVTIGMRGDGDKPMTQGTAIGLLEKIVKNQRKIISDVTGKPASETPQDWALYKEVQDYYDQGMRVPDDVTLLLCDDNWGNIRRLPKITDKPRSGGYGIYYHFDYVGGPRNYKWINTNNIARVWEQMHLAYEYGVKNIWVVNVGDLKPMEFPISFWCDYAWNPEKINEDNLPDYYKHWASAQFGKTYADEIGSILKRYSQYASRRKPELLDANTYSIENYDEWKNVLQQWTVLLADAGKINEALPAEYKDAYFELVLHPVKAMENLHELYYDVAMNKLLASHNDIAANDYADKAKQAFINDSLISLQYNRLNNGKWNHMMDQTHIGYRSWQEPRRNSMPEVEYISNDSVSHTWTNDPGKIKVKLHANASKNSFYQKNNFISIEASHYTKAINTKNIQWKMIKDIGRDGGGITTFPVTKSLETLAASNPQLQYEIYTTDTGDVKLNAYFSPTLNFHNDSTGLQYAVSIDDEQPQIVSLNKDDNKDRVWGRWAANNIIIKTTRHRLSTSGRHIVKYWMISNAVVLQKIVLNFGNGKYSYLGAPETLYKKK, encoded by the coding sequence ATGAGAAAGAAAGGGATAATATGTTTTGCAATCTTCTATTTTCTTTTTGCAAAAGCTCATGCACAGATTTTTGTAAGCGAACAAAAAAGCGCAACTGATTTTGCGATCGTATCGCAGCATCAGGATGCACATATTTATATTGATGAAGGCGACAACTGGCTGGTGCATAAAGCCGGGGAATTGTTGCAGCAGGACATCCAATCTCTTACCGGGAAAAAATTGATGCTTCTTCACGACAGTATTGATACGAATAAAAATTTTATTATTATCGGTACGCTTGACCATTCTTCTTTTATTAAAGACCTTATTCGCTCCGGCAAAATCAGTATTGCTTCTGTTCAAAACAAATGGGACGCGTACGCTATTCAAACGGTTCAATTAAATGCACATTCGAAAGGCATTATCATTGTCGGAAGTAACAAGCGCGGGGCTGCATACGGTACATTTGAATTGTCGAAACAGATTGGCGTTTCTCCCTGGTATTGGTGGGCGGATGTGCCGGTAAAAAAGAAGAAAGAAATTTTTGTCAGACAAAATATTTCCATCGCTGATTCACCCCGGGTTAAATACCGCGGCATATTTATCAACGATGAAGCGCCTGCTTTCAGCGGCTGGGTAAAGGAAAAATTCGGCGGCGCCAACCATCTTGCTTATGAAAAGATATTTGAACTGTTGCTTCGCTTAAAAGCCAATTATCTCTGGCCCGCAATGTGGGGTAATGCTTTCAACGATGACGATACGCTGAATCCCGTATTGGCCAATAAATGGGGAATCGTGATGGGCACTTCGCATCACGAGCCGATGATGCGCGCGCAGCAGGAATGGAAACGTTATGGAAAAGGCGCATGGGATTATACCACGAACGAAGCTGAGCTGAATGCTTTCTGGAAGAAGGGTATCGAAAATATGGATCATCACGAAAGTGTTGTTACTATTGGTATGCGCGGCGATGGCGATAAGCCTATGACACAGGGGACGGCAATCGGTTTGCTGGAAAAAATTGTTAAGAACCAGCGTAAAATAATTTCGGACGTTACGGGCAAACCGGCTTCCGAAACACCGCAGGACTGGGCTTTGTACAAAGAAGTTCAGGACTACTATGACCAGGGAATGCGCGTGCCGGACGATGTTACTTTGCTGCTCTGCGACGATAACTGGGGCAATATCCGCAGGTTGCCGAAAATAACGGACAAGCCAAGAAGTGGCGGCTATGGAATTTATTATCACTTCGATTATGTGGGCGGTCCAAGGAATTATAAATGGATCAATACAAATAATATTGCAAGAGTTTGGGAACAGATGCATCTGGCGTATGAATATGGTGTGAAAAATATATGGGTGGTCAATGTGGGAGATCTGAAGCCGATGGAGTTTCCCATTTCGTTCTGGTGTGATTATGCCTGGAACCCCGAAAAAATAAATGAAGACAATCTCCCGGACTATTATAAACATTGGGCTTCGGCGCAATTCGGAAAAACTTACGCGGACGAAATCGGAAGCATTTTAAAAAGATATTCGCAATATGCTTCGCGCAGAAAACCCGAATTGCTGGATGCAAATACATACAGTATAGAAAATTATGATGAATGGAAAAATGTTTTACAGCAATGGACAGTTTTATTAGCCGATGCAGGAAAAATAAACGAAGCCCTGCCGGCGGAATATAAAGACGCTTATTTTGAACTCGTACTGCATCCTGTAAAAGCAATGGAAAATTTGCATGAATTGTATTACGATGTTGCCATGAACAAGCTGCTTGCTTCGCATAACGATATTGCGGCAAATGATTATGCCGATAAAGCTAAACAAGCTTTTATCAACGACTCTTTAATATCGCTTCAATACAATCGGTTAAACAATGGCAAATGGAACCACATGATGGATCAAACGCATATCGGCTACAGGTCGTGGCAGGAACCAAGAAGAAATTCGATGCCCGAAGTGGAATATATTTCTAATGATAGTGTTTCTCATACATGGACAAACGACCCGGGTAAAATAAAAGTTAAACTTCATGCCAATGCGTCCAAAAATTCATTCTATCAAAAAAATAATTTTATTTCAATAGAAGCATCCCATTATACCAAAGCCATCAACACAAAAAATATCCAATGGAAGATGATTAAAGATATTGGACGCGATGGCGGTGGTATTACCACTTTTCCCGTAACAAAATCCCTTGAAACGCTTGCTGCATCAAATCCGCAGTTGCAGTACGAAATTTATACAACAGATACAGGCGATGTAAAACTTAACGCTTATTTTTCGCCTACATTGAATTTTCATAACGACTCGACGGGCTTGCAATACGCCGTTTCTATCGACGATGAACAGCCGCAAATTGTTTCGCTGAACAAAGATGATAATAAAGACCGGGTTTGGGGAAGATGGGCGGCCAATAATATTATTATTAAAACAACGCGGCATCGTCTTTCAACAAGCGGAAGGCATATTGTAAAATATTGGATGATTAGCAACGCCGTTGTGCTGCAAAAAATAGTATTAAATTTTGGTAACGGGAAATACAGCTATCTCGGCGCGCCGGAAACTTTATATAAAAAGAAATAA
- a CDS encoding LacI family DNA-binding transcriptional regulator — MHKEITIYDIAQNLNISASTVSRGLNNNPLISKEIRDKIHHTAKELGYRHNTIASNLRRQQSKTIGLLLHELNSNFVTSVLAGIEKIATKEGYDLLIAHSGEDGQREIANAKNLLSKRVDGIIASMSLGAKGTEHFNPFFERKIPVVFFDRVPRNIDCVKVVIDNYKNGYEATAHLIQNGYKNIAHITADLSRNVYNDRFNGYKQALTDNGIIFKKKLMKICSRSEKDIIKVINQLLKHKPDAFFITNDFAAAVCIEELREKGFHVPNDIGVFGFNNDTLGNLISPKLSTINYPGIKMGESAAKELFSLLKSKGKTGHSKTIVIPSRLIIRESSVRDKV; from the coding sequence ATGCATAAAGAAATTACGATATACGACATTGCTCAAAACCTGAATATTTCCGCCAGCACAGTTAGCCGCGGGCTTAACAACAACCCGCTTATCAGTAAAGAAATACGTGACAAAATACATCATACAGCCAAAGAGCTTGGTTATCGCCATAATACAATCGCAAGCAATTTGCGCAGACAACAGTCCAAAACTATTGGCTTGCTGTTACATGAGCTGAACAGCAATTTTGTAACATCAGTGCTTGCAGGCATTGAAAAAATTGCTACAAAGGAAGGTTATGATTTGCTTATTGCGCATTCCGGCGAAGACGGGCAGCGCGAGATTGCCAACGCGAAAAACTTATTGAGCAAAAGAGTGGACGGTATCATCGCATCCATGTCGTTGGGTGCTAAAGGCACAGAGCATTTTAATCCATTTTTTGAAAGAAAAATCCCGGTAGTTTTTTTCGACCGCGTACCAAGAAATATAGACTGTGTAAAAGTTGTCATAGACAATTATAAAAACGGTTATGAAGCAACCGCCCATTTGATACAGAACGGATACAAAAACATTGCACACATTACCGCAGACTTGTCGCGCAATGTGTACAACGACAGGTTTAACGGTTACAAACAGGCTTTAACTGATAACGGCATTATCTTTAAAAAAAAATTAATGAAAATATGCAGCCGTAGTGAAAAAGACATTATCAAAGTCATAAATCAATTACTGAAGCACAAGCCGGATGCCTTTTTTATAACAAACGATTTTGCCGCAGCAGTATGCATTGAAGAACTGCGGGAAAAAGGATTTCACGTTCCTAATGATATAGGAGTTTTCGGTTTCAACAACGATACATTAGGAAATCTTATTTCGCCCAAACTCTCAACTATCAATTATCCGGGCATAAAAATGGGAGAATCGGCGGCTAAAGAACTTTTCAGCCTGCTGAAATCAAAAGGCAAAACAGGGCATAGTAAAACAATAGTTATTCCTTCCAGACTTATTATTCGTGAATCAAGTGTCAGAGATAAAGTGTAA